TTGGTTGTATTAACCGATCCTTTTTCATAACGAAAACTTGCCTCCAAAATGGGGCCCGATTTTGTATCACATTGTGCTGCAATCAGAGTATCAGAGGTTTTTTCCTGAAAGCGGCGGGTACGTACCAATAATCGGTTTTTTAAACTTTTTTTTCGATTTTGTTGACGATCTTCATCTAATAAACGAAGCAGTAGCCGGTTTTCTTTCAAGCTAGGATTATCTAGTTTACTCATATCATTATCGAGGTAATTTACAAACTGCTTTTCTGGCAGCAAGTCTTGATCAGACACAATAATATTAATACTAATTGTTTCTAGTTTGGTATGGCTTCGTAACTCTTTAATCACCCCTGATACTAGCTTGCGATAAGACAACATATCCCCATAAAAGAGCCGATCCAAGTCAATTGTTACCCCATCAAAGTTATTTTTTAGCAATAAATTTTTAATGTCCTGCGCTAGCAATAGAATGTCACCGGCACTGGTTTCATTGTGATAGAAAACCGGCTGATTTGGCTTTAGTGGAAAGCCATTATGTGTAGAAATCAACAAGTCAACGGCTGTATTGTATTGATGAGCCAACGATACAAACTGAGCAGCAGAAGATAAATAAAACTCGCTATTTTCCACCCTCATTTGACGTTTATCATGCTCATAAAATACATTGTCTAACTGAAAAGCAACTCGGTTAACATTGCCAAAATCAATCGGAAAATAAACCGATGCTAATCCTTTTTGCTGCTGAGAATACAATAAACCATACACTTGATTTTTCAACTGTGACACTGCCAAACCACATTTACAATTTTCTATAGCTTCCCACTGTTTGATACCACTATAAGGCTTAGTATCCGTTACTTGTGGCTGACTAGGGTTCGCTTGACCAAAGCCTTTACTAGATAGAACGACAACTAATAAAAAAAACAAACAAAGCTGTATCCTAGCCCTTATTGTTTGTTGTCTTATCGTATCCATGATTTGACTCTCTATGTATAAATAGCCAATGGGAATCTACTTATCTCGCCAATCGACTATTAAGGGGGCTTCCATCCACGGCAACTTATGGGTTTTAATACTCCAAGGTAATTGGTCGAGTAGCATATCATAGGCTTTCACTTCGACCCTTAATTGCCAGTGTTTCTCTGTATAAACTAACCAGCCCACTCGCTGTAAAAAGCTGGTTTGTAATCCTTCAACGGTTGTATTACCCAATACTCGCCAGTGGTTTATCACTGCTTTAAGTAAACTATCCGCGATAGCACAATCCTGTTCTGTTAAACTCGCTGTTTCTGTTAAAGGGGCATCAAGGGGAATACCACACAATATTTTATTGAGGGTTAAGTGGTACTCCGGTTGCTGCCAATCCGGGCTTACCATATATTGAAGCAAAGCAACTGCTTTTTCTGCTGCTTCTGTATTATTAAAAGCACCTTTAGCTTGCCAATTGAGTTGGCCAAACAAGCGCTCTAAATAGCAAGAAACAATCACTAACCCAGCATTTTCAACCAGTATGGGTTTATCTTTATCCAACTGAACGGTGACGTTATTATTACGATCAAGGATTGCACTAGGCACATCCACTGAGCTATCCAATGGCGCTTTATCAAGACAGGCATATTGTAAAGCAGCAATTAAAGCAGGCTGTGCATCAGGCTCAATATAAACAGAAAAAGCCAGGTTATTATTACTCTTGCGGTTATTACATAACTGGTCTTGGTGCTGTTTTAATTGTTGGCTTAAACGATACCCCCAAAAGCGACGATCATTCATACCAACAATCTCCCGTTGATAGGCTTGGTCAGGATAGTTCAAGTTCTTGCCATTTGTTACCAAGCCACACTTTTCTACAAGCAACTGATAAGCCTCAATCAAAGATTGAGGATATTTAAACAATTGCTGTGGCTTAAGCCATTGGCTCAATACCAACCATTTTAAGCAGTAAGCCGCATGATCACTTATCTTTCTGCTGGTGCTACTACCTACCGTTAACTCCAGTTGGCTCTTGTCAGCATTTTCAGAAGCCACTGTTTTCACCATCTCTTCTTCTATTAACACACAATCGACGATGAGTGACGCATAAACTAACAAACTTAAATATTCACTAGGACGAATCTGTAAAACAAGTTGTTCAAACCAAACCATATCGAATTCTTCAGCAATACGCTCCAAATTGGCTTGACTGCGTAAATATTCAGCCAACTGCTGTTGTATCAAATCAATTGGTTGGTTTAACCACGCTTCTGGCTGAGAAACCATCTGCTCAACACTTACTGTTTTAATCGTTGATTTTGTCAGTTTTTGCTGAGTCAATTTATAATGCTGATTTTCAACATCATCCATCCATTCTAGAAGCAACACTTCTGATGACATAAAATAAGACTTCAACTGTTTCCATACGGCTGAAGCCTTATCTGGCAGATTCAATAATTCATCAGCAAAAGCCAGTGAAGAATCAGCCAATCCTGCTATAGTTGTTGCTGCTGTTTGACTGGTTAATTGTTTAGGTGAACCATTTAAGTGAACAATTTCGTCATAAAGCGGAGTAAGATATTCAAGCCAGGATTTTACCAATGATACAGGCTCCAGTCGCTGATGGGCTTGTAAGTAGAATTCCATCAACCACTGTCTAGTCATTTGCTTGGCACGTTGTAATAATTTTTTCCGACTTTTTGCATTAAGTTGTTTGTAATACAACGTTTCCAGCCAACAGCCTAACTGGTTCAACACAGCACCACTATACACTTGAATGCTAACCCCATCATCAGGTCGTAATCTCATCACTAATGCTTGCCACTGAGATTCACTCATTAATAGCATCCAACTTTGCAACCAACCTGGACTTTCCTCAAAGCACTGAACTAATCCTTGTAAATTCCCCTCTAGGACCTGAGTAGTTAATAAGCGAATTTGTTGATACTGCACCTGAGTTAGCGGAACCAGCCGATTTAGCAACTGAGCAATGACAGCAAGAGGTTGAAATGTCTGCTCAGCTATTTTTTGCTTGGTTGATAGTTTGTCATCGCCCGTTTGTTTGCTTAAATGCTGTCGATAAAGCTTGGCAAAATAATTCCGATCAAATGCCTCAGCAATCAATTTATGATGAGAATAAGGGTGCTTTACCTGTTCTATAGCCGGTTTTTCAGTACGAATCTGATTGCCAATAGCACACCATAACAAAGCCCATGCCTTACAGCTCAAACCTGTCGTTTGGTTACTATAGATAAATTCTGTATTGATGTTTTCCTGTTGTAATTGTTGAATTAACTTTATAGTGTCATTGAAAATAGTTAACCCATCAAAAGGACGCAGTTGTAATAGTAAATTAAAGCAGTCCTGACAACTAAGTGAAGCAATTAGTTTAACATTTTCTTGCCAACTATTATTACACAATTGATAAAGTGTTTTAGCTTGCTGTTGAGCTAACTGGGTGACATTCTCTTTAACATCTATATTAACTCTGGCCTTAACATGCTTCCTATTCGTTATTGGTTGCTTGTTAGCAGAAAGTTTTTGGCTTGTAGCTTTATGTAAGTCAGCCGATGCAGTAGAGCAATACCATTGATTTATCAGTGCTTGTTGTAGCCAATTTTTGGTTTGTTGACTGACTTCAGGTAGCAATAAAGTCAACAGTTCTGGAATATCCTTCTCAACCAAAAGGCTTCGTTGATTGAATACCCAATATTGAATAACTAACCAGCATTGATGTCGTCGGTCATGATATTTTTCCCAATCATTACTGAAATTTTCAATTGCTCCTTCTGCGTTTCGTTCAAAAGACAAGCCATCATGCACATTGATCAGGGTTTCTAAGGTAACAACTAGCCAGTGAATAAAGATTAATAGCAGATAGCCATCATGAGGGCGCAGCAAAATTACTAAACTATTTTTTAAGGCAATAGGTAAAATGCCTAATAAATAATCCAGTGATTTAGGCTCCTTAAGTCTCTGTAGTAGACAATAGCTTAGCCGTGCAGGTGCAGTCTGTAATAAAAATTGATACAACAACCTCGTACTATTTTGGTAAAATAACTGATTATGTTGTGCTAAAACAGCTCGCTTAAAAGTTGCAAGTATTTCATTTATCTCACGATCAGATACCACACAATATTGTTTTTTATCAATAGACTCATAAACTTTTCCATTATCTGGATACCTAATTAAGATATTAGCTAGTGTATTTTTTTTCAACGGTTGGTCAATAGAATCATTAATACTGGTATATCCTGGGCTAGACTGACTGATAAAGTAGTTTTTTAGATAACCAGGTAAAGTAGACGTTATTTTTTGGCCAATTTGACGTAATAGTTTCCGGTAGTACTTGTGAGTTAGTGTAAATTGCTCACCAACATTAATTGTAAAATTCTGATTAAAAGAATCAGTTTTTGACCTAAGCTGAATTGAACTAGAATCTAATTCTAGTTGTTTTTTTGAGAGGACAATAGCTTGTTTCTTCATTTGATAATGATCAAGATTATTATCCACTTCCGGGTATTTTTCTCTATTTAAGCTGCTTGTTTTATTTAATTGTTGTTGCCATTGCTGGATGGCCAACTCTGCCTGGCGAAAAAAAATAGTTAACGACTTAGATAGTGTTTGGCCCATTAAAATACTTTCTCTACTTAAATGGGTTAACTGTACTTTAATCGACTCAATAGGCAGTTGCTCAACAGTCGACTTCAAGTTTACTTCAAGGTGGTTGATTAAAAGGTCTACTGCGATATCATGATGCAATAATAACCAGCTCGCTAACTGCGGGAATAGTATATACACCAAATCTCGCTTATCAGCTTCAGATATAAATGATTTTTTATCCATTGAATAGTTCGAGTTGGCGACTTTTTTACTGTGCAGTATACTGTCATAATTGGTTAAATAATTTTTGAGCAATTTATCCTGAAGAGATTGTGATAACTGCTGGCTTAGTAATAAGCAATAGTCATTAACCCAACGATACCAATCTTTTCTATATGCCTCTCCCCGTTGTGCTGTTTGAGTAAGTATTTTATCAAGTGAACTAGCCATTAAACAATATAAAGACTCACTGCTGCTAAAATAGCTTAATGTATTTATATTTGTATGAACTTTTTGGTCAACTGGAGGACGTTTTATTGGTTTAAATTTACTATGATCATCAAGTGCTGTAAAAAGTTTATGCCAAAATTCACCAGCATCAGGTAGCCTGTCAATGGCCTTATGACTAGCAAGACTATTTACATAATATTCAATATCGACCTTACTTTCCGTTGATTGATTAACGTCCCTATCATATTCACTCAATACCTGCTGATAAATATCCCACTTATTGGCTAGGTCTATACCGTCGAATAGCTGTTGCAGCTGAGAAGTCGATAGCAGGTTAATAGTGTCTTTTAATTGCTGGGAGTGACTCTGTATATAGGTTTCCTTCAAGTTATCTTGAGTTATTTGACAGGCTTCATCTTGGTTGTACTTTATGTTTTTAACATGATCAGAATGATTTGTTTCTTTAACTACTTTATAAACATCATTTGTGTTATCACTCGTGCTATTTTGGGAGCCTTGCTGGCTTATGAGTCTAACTGACTTGGCCCAATCATATTGTAGCTGCTTCAACCAAAGCCATTTTACTACTCCATCATGAAACTTACTATTTACAGGCTGCTGTTTGCAGCCCCTTTCGAACTGTCTTGTATCAGCAGCCTTTTTTTTATTTTTATTAATTAAATTAAACTGTTTTTCAAGCAATTGCTGGATAGCTAATCCAGCCTGTTGGCCAAAGTAATATCTGTTATATATCGTATTAGAAAAAAGTTTGCTGCTGCTATTTCGTTTTTCTACTCCAACTTTATTTGAAAAAAAAATTTGTTTTTTGGTTTTTAATTGAATCAATAGCAGCTTCAGCAAATTCCAGCTGTATTTTTTTCTCTGATATGATATAGGGTTTAACCAATTATCCAACAAGTGAACAGAAAGAAAAGTAAAATCAAACTGTCGACTATCCAGTTTGTTTACCAATAATGAAAGCATTTTTGTATATGAATCACTGACCGAGGAGTGCTTTCCTGTCTCCCTTTCCTTATATTGTTCAAGCTGCTTTGCCAAAAAAATTGCCCATAGTGAGAAAGGTTCTTCCTGGTTTGGTTTATCAGAAGGGCTCTTTAGCGATGGGTGATTAACTACTGATTGTTTTGTATTTTTATTCAATAGCAACTCACATACTGGCATTAAAGCAGCTATTAATTGGCTAGCCATAGGGTAGCTGTGCGGCGCAACCAGCATGAAAAATTGTTGGCACTGTTCATCACTAAGTAATTGACACCATTGCTCAGCTATATTTGGCAGCTTATTCAATAAATTCAACCATGGCTTGACCAACTCCGGTTGTTGATTCCACAATGATAGTGTTGTATTCAAGGACTGTTGCTGCTGAGGATATTCAAGGGCAAGTAGCTCTTCAAACCAAGCGAGTAATTGATCAGGCAAGCGACTTGATATAGTTGTTTGAGGGTAATTCAGTGAATGATCACCTTGTGGGCTATTAGCATCCGTTTGATTAATAACGGGTCGTACCGACATTAAGCCATTTAGCTCAACAGAATTATCTGTATTATTTTGCTGGTTTTGCAAATGGTGGGTGAGTGCCTGAACAAACTGTTGCTGTAAGTGTCGTTTAAACTGTAGTAACCATTTATGGGGTGTTTGAGAATGGCTATATAAAATTATGGGCAATTGTACAGTCAATCGCTTAATTGCTACCTTTTTCTTCAACTGTTTTGTTAACAAACTCGGGTTTAACTGATGTAATGCTTCTTCCAGCCACCTTCCCAACTCTTGGTTTAAGTAATATTTTAATTGTTTATCTAACTTATCCACCTGTGGTAATTGAGTAAAGCCATTATAGGAAACTTTACAATTAAAACACCCTACCCGGTTTTGATCACCACAGGCGTGCTTAATCATGACTACCGGCTCTATTATTTTCATCACTGTTAGACAACGACTGCATAAAGTCGACTAACTGTCGTCTGGTTGATTCAACCTGTTTATGGTTTGGCTTAGTTTGAATAGCTTCATGACGCCACTTGCTGTACAAGCTTTCATATTGCTGCATTTGAGTAAAACCAAGCCAAAATACTTCTGGATGAAAGTGAGCTGGGCAGATATCTCTGATTATAGATTGAGCAAACTGCTGAAAATCAAGGTTTGCATAGCGTGCCGGCCAGGCAGGTATTAACAGACTTAAACGACCATAATAAAAAGTCGCCTTGCCTTGCTTAGTTGTTGAGTTTTTTGTTTTACCTAAAGAATGTGGGTGTAAAGCAATATGCTCCAAAAGATGTAGGCCTTCAGTATAGCGATTCAACCCAACTAAAAACTGCTGACATACGCTTGCCACCGCTTTTGCTTGATCAATACTGTTAAAAACGCCTAATTGATACCAATCATGTTTGTTACCTCGATTAAAAACCAAGACACACTTTTTCTTCTGCTGGGTTTTATGATCTTTATGGCGATGTGATTTTTGCCAACCACATCGATAACGTTGTGGGTCAATACCTTCAACTAAAAATTCTGCATTAATTTTGTCTGAGCGAAATAAGCCTACTTGCATTAATTGTTGGTACAAGTCTGGCAGTTGAGATTCATCACAAGGTTCAGCAGGTATTAATATTGCAGGATAAAAATGGTGTTTAATTTTCTGATCAGTTTCTATAGTTTTTTGGTCATCACTACTATATGTAATGGCTGAAAAATCCCATGACCGGTCTTCCACAATTGTCAAATTTATTCTATGAAGCAATTCAGTCAACGAGCAATTGGTTAGCTTAGCACAATTCAGTAGTAATCGACTTTTTAGCGTGAGGCCTGATATCGATTCTGGATGCCAGGCAGGCAGTTGATAGTTGCCCCCCCTCCCTTTCACCAAACCTAATACAGGTAAATGTTGTGCTAAGGTCACTTTTGCTCGTATTAGCTCATATTCAAAAGCAGGCTGGGTAAAATAACAATTAAATTGTCGATGACTATCATCGGGGTAACTTTCACCATAAAGTGCTAACAAATAATTCAACGCACGTAGTTTTCGTTCACAGTAATTATCCGTTTCCGCAATTATCTTAGCTAATATTTCTACTAACGACTCACCCTGCTGTTTATACAATATTTGTGCATCTCTTTGGGGAAGCACTTGATAGTGATAACTGCTGGTGGTTTGGGTATCAAGGGATAATAAAGTTCGAAACTGTTCTAAGTTCTCTAAGTTATTCGCTATAAACTGCTCAAACAGCATTAAATAGCCATTAAGTTGTTTTGCCTGTGCTTGTCGTTGACTAGACGCAAAATAAGGTAACCCCTGGGAACTGATTTGGTAATTGGCTGGAAATAATCCCTGTACTGGAATGTGCTGATTAAGCAGTAAATAATCATTTCCAAAATGA
This genomic interval from Spartinivicinus ruber contains the following:
- a CDS encoding contractile injection system tape measure protein — translated: MIKHACGDQNRVGCFNCKVSYNGFTQLPQVDKLDKQLKYYLNQELGRWLEEALHQLNPSLLTKQLKKKVAIKRLTVQLPIILYSHSQTPHKWLLQFKRHLQQQFVQALTHHLQNQQNNTDNSVELNGLMSVRPVINQTDANSPQGDHSLNYPQTTISSRLPDQLLAWFEELLALEYPQQQQSLNTTLSLWNQQPELVKPWLNLLNKLPNIAEQWCQLLSDEQCQQFFMLVAPHSYPMASQLIAALMPVCELLLNKNTKQSVVNHPSLKSPSDKPNQEEPFSLWAIFLAKQLEQYKERETGKHSSVSDSYTKMLSLLVNKLDSRQFDFTFLSVHLLDNWLNPISYQRKKYSWNLLKLLLIQLKTKKQIFFSNKVGVEKRNSSSKLFSNTIYNRYYFGQQAGLAIQQLLEKQFNLINKNKKKAADTRQFERGCKQQPVNSKFHDGVVKWLWLKQLQYDWAKSVRLISQQGSQNSTSDNTNDVYKVVKETNHSDHVKNIKYNQDEACQITQDNLKETYIQSHSQQLKDTINLLSTSQLQQLFDGIDLANKWDIYQQVLSEYDRDVNQSTESKVDIEYYVNSLASHKAIDRLPDAGEFWHKLFTALDDHSKFKPIKRPPVDQKVHTNINTLSYFSSSESLYCLMASSLDKILTQTAQRGEAYRKDWYRWVNDYCLLLSQQLSQSLQDKLLKNYLTNYDSILHSKKVANSNYSMDKKSFISEADKRDLVYILFPQLASWLLLHHDIAVDLLINHLEVNLKSTVEQLPIESIKVQLTHLSRESILMGQTLSKSLTIFFRQAELAIQQWQQQLNKTSSLNREKYPEVDNNLDHYQMKKQAIVLSKKQLELDSSSIQLRSKTDSFNQNFTINVGEQFTLTHKYYRKLLRQIGQKITSTLPGYLKNYFISQSSPGYTSINDSIDQPLKKNTLANILIRYPDNGKVYESIDKKQYCVVSDREINEILATFKRAVLAQHNQLFYQNSTRLLYQFLLQTAPARLSYCLLQRLKEPKSLDYLLGILPIALKNSLVILLRPHDGYLLLIFIHWLVVTLETLINVHDGLSFERNAEGAIENFSNDWEKYHDRRHQCWLVIQYWVFNQRSLLVEKDIPELLTLLLPEVSQQTKNWLQQALINQWYCSTASADLHKATSQKLSANKQPITNRKHVKARVNIDVKENVTQLAQQQAKTLYQLCNNSWQENVKLIASLSCQDCFNLLLQLRPFDGLTIFNDTIKLIQQLQQENINTEFIYSNQTTGLSCKAWALLWCAIGNQIRTEKPAIEQVKHPYSHHKLIAEAFDRNYFAKLYRQHLSKQTGDDKLSTKQKIAEQTFQPLAVIAQLLNRLVPLTQVQYQQIRLLTTQVLEGNLQGLVQCFEESPGWLQSWMLLMSESQWQALVMRLRPDDGVSIQVYSGAVLNQLGCWLETLYYKQLNAKSRKKLLQRAKQMTRQWLMEFYLQAHQRLEPVSLVKSWLEYLTPLYDEIVHLNGSPKQLTSQTAATTIAGLADSSLAFADELLNLPDKASAVWKQLKSYFMSSEVLLLEWMDDVENQHYKLTQQKLTKSTIKTVSVEQMVSQPEAWLNQPIDLIQQQLAEYLRSQANLERIAEEFDMVWFEQLVLQIRPSEYLSLLVYASLIVDCVLIEEEMVKTVASENADKSQLELTVGSSTSRKISDHAAYCLKWLVLSQWLKPQQLFKYPQSLIEAYQLLVEKCGLVTNGKNLNYPDQAYQREIVGMNDRRFWGYRLSQQLKQHQDQLCNNRKSNNNLAFSVYIEPDAQPALIAALQYACLDKAPLDSSVDVPSAILDRNNNVTVQLDKDKPILVENAGLVIVSCYLERLFGQLNWQAKGAFNNTEAAEKAVALLQYMVSPDWQQPEYHLTLNKILCGIPLDAPLTETASLTEQDCAIADSLLKAVINHWRVLGNTTVEGLQTSFLQRVGWLVYTEKHWQLRVEVKAYDMLLDQLPWSIKTHKLPWMEAPLIVDWRDK